A genomic window from Micromonospora violae includes:
- the purQ gene encoding phosphoribosylformylglycinamidine synthase subunit PurQ, with protein sequence MTARVGVVTFPGSLDDGDAARAVRIAGAEPVRLWHGDPDLHGVDAVVLPGGFSYGDYLRCGAIARFAPVMETIVDAAQGGLPVLGICNGFQILCEAHLLPGALTRNQHLHFRNRDQVLRIESVGTAWTNVFQPGQEVLIPVKNGEGCYVADTATLDQLEAEGRVVARYVGGNPNGSQRDIAAITNAAGNVVGIMPHPEHAVEALTGPSLDGLGFFTSALKHLVGAPA encoded by the coding sequence GTGACCGCCCGGGTCGGTGTGGTCACCTTCCCCGGCTCGCTCGACGACGGGGACGCGGCCCGGGCCGTCCGGATCGCCGGCGCTGAGCCGGTCCGGCTCTGGCACGGCGACCCGGACCTGCACGGCGTCGACGCGGTCGTCCTGCCCGGCGGGTTCTCCTACGGTGACTACCTGCGGTGTGGTGCCATCGCCCGGTTCGCCCCGGTGATGGAGACGATCGTGGACGCCGCCCAGGGTGGTCTGCCGGTGCTCGGCATCTGCAACGGCTTCCAGATCCTGTGTGAGGCGCACCTGCTGCCGGGCGCGCTCACCCGCAACCAGCACCTGCACTTCCGCAACCGGGACCAGGTCCTGCGCATCGAGTCGGTCGGGACCGCGTGGACCAACGTGTTCCAGCCCGGCCAGGAGGTGCTCATCCCGGTCAAGAACGGTGAGGGCTGCTACGTCGCGGACACCGCGACGCTGGACCAGCTCGAAGCCGAGGGCCGGGTGGTCGCACGCTACGTCGGCGGCAACCCCAACGGGTCCCAGCGCGACATCGCCGCGATCACCAACGCCGCCGGCAACGTGGTCGGCATCATGCCGCACCCCGAGCACGCGGTGGAGGCGCTCACCGGCCCTTCGCTGGACGGCCTCGGCTTCTTCACGTCGGCCCTCAAGCACCTGGTGGGGGCGCCGGCATGA
- a CDS encoding acetyl-CoA C-acetyltransferase: protein MQSIRRVAVIGGNRIPFARSNSRYADASNADLLGAALDGLIARYGLAGQRIGEVVTGAVLKHSRDFNLTREVVLGSRLDPHTPAYDIQQACGTGLEATILVANKIALGQLDVGIAGGVDTTSDAPLAVNEEMRRTLLKLNSARTLGERLKIAAKLRPLQPFKPEIPRNAEPRTGLSMGDHAARTALRWQIDRRSQDELALRSHQRLAAAYDRGFFDDLMTPYLGLTRDQNLRPDSSLEKLGALKPAFGTRGPDAEQATMTAGNSSPLTDGASTVLLASEEWAAAHHLPVLAWFSWSETAAVDFVHGDEGLLMAPAYAVPRMLARAGLTLQDFDYYEIHEAFASQVLATLAAWESPEFAKDRLGLDAPLGAIDTDRLNVNGSSLAAGHPFAATGGRIVATLAKLLAERGSGRGLISICAAGGQGVTAILER from the coding sequence CGCTCGACGGCCTGATCGCCCGGTACGGGCTGGCCGGCCAGCGGATCGGCGAGGTGGTGACCGGCGCGGTGCTCAAGCACTCCCGCGACTTCAACCTCACCCGTGAGGTGGTCCTCGGCTCCCGGCTCGACCCACACACCCCCGCCTACGACATTCAGCAGGCGTGCGGCACCGGCCTGGAGGCGACGATCCTGGTCGCCAACAAGATCGCCCTCGGTCAGCTCGACGTGGGCATCGCCGGCGGTGTCGACACCACCTCCGACGCCCCGCTCGCCGTCAACGAGGAAATGCGGCGCACGCTGCTCAAGCTCAACTCGGCCCGCACGCTGGGCGAACGGCTCAAGATCGCGGCGAAGTTGCGCCCACTCCAGCCGTTCAAGCCGGAGATCCCGCGCAACGCCGAGCCGCGTACCGGCCTGTCCATGGGCGATCACGCCGCCCGCACCGCCCTGCGCTGGCAGATCGACCGGCGATCCCAGGACGAGCTGGCGCTGCGCTCCCACCAGCGACTCGCCGCCGCGTACGACCGGGGCTTCTTCGACGACCTGATGACGCCGTACCTGGGCCTCACCCGCGACCAGAACCTCCGCCCGGACAGCAGTCTGGAGAAGCTCGGCGCGTTGAAGCCGGCCTTCGGCACCCGCGGCCCGGACGCCGAGCAGGCCACCATGACCGCCGGCAACTCGTCGCCCCTCACCGACGGCGCGTCCACCGTGCTGCTGGCCAGCGAGGAGTGGGCGGCGGCCCACCACCTGCCCGTGCTGGCCTGGTTCAGCTGGTCGGAGACGGCGGCGGTGGACTTCGTGCACGGCGACGAAGGGCTGCTGATGGCACCCGCGTACGCGGTGCCCCGGATGCTGGCCCGGGCCGGGCTGACGTTGCAGGACTTCGACTACTACGAGATCCACGAGGCGTTCGCGTCGCAGGTGCTGGCCACCCTCGCCGCCTGGGAGTCGCCGGAGTTCGCCAAGGACCGGCTCGGCCTGGACGCGCCGCTGGGCGCGATCGACACCGACCGGCTCAACGTCAACGGCTCGTCGCTGGCCGCCGGGCACCCGTTCGCCGCCACCGGCGGGCGGATCGTGGCGACCCTGGCCAAGCTGTTGGCCGAGCGGGGCAGCGGGCGCGGGTTGATCTCCATCTGCGCCGCCGGTGGTCAGGGCGTGACCGCCATCCTGGAGCGTTGA
- a CDS encoding alpha/beta hydrolase, protein MRPKMTLAALATAAVAAALLNPISAAASAASTSSVSIGVPPGAAQRVESVRYNLGDQAFKPPAEIGYVGDNELNGVVYYPKDLGRGTHPLIMIEHGYWGTCADRDAERRQNAAIRARDAATAAGNTAEVERQEKIINEMAARLWGWPCRSGVPQLPSLVGYEYLGRQLAAAGFVVVSIGTNGINANDPGQADTTFYNRAALINKQLEMWQQLSTTGRGPLRGSFVDPQSGRHRDVDFRGHVDLTRVGTIGHSRGGGGVMQQAADVRRDQWPAGVQVKAVFGLAPVFNWNGEAVTRTPFAVMWGTCDSDNSGSYFEDNVGANRVPIYKYTLTGGNHDSFNTQWSPSSGQVGSRDDAEPGSRPGYCRSQFPGDDSHRDQKALTEEQQRRIATAYASAFFLRHLQGQRQYDPVLNGVRRLPNLPDAVQVKFAPPVAR, encoded by the coding sequence ATGCGACCAAAAATGACCTTGGCGGCGCTCGCCACCGCAGCGGTAGCGGCGGCGCTGTTGAACCCGATCTCGGCGGCGGCCAGCGCCGCCTCGACCTCCTCCGTCTCCATCGGTGTGCCCCCGGGGGCCGCGCAACGGGTGGAGTCGGTCCGGTACAACCTGGGTGACCAGGCGTTCAAGCCGCCCGCGGAGATCGGTTACGTCGGGGACAACGAGCTGAACGGCGTCGTCTACTACCCCAAGGATCTGGGGCGGGGCACCCACCCGCTCATCATGATCGAGCACGGCTACTGGGGCACCTGCGCCGACCGGGACGCCGAGCGACGTCAGAACGCGGCGATCCGGGCCCGGGACGCCGCGACGGCGGCCGGCAACACCGCCGAGGTCGAGCGGCAGGAAAAGATCATCAATGAAATGGCCGCCCGGCTCTGGGGCTGGCCCTGCCGGTCCGGCGTGCCGCAGCTGCCGAGCCTGGTGGGCTACGAGTACCTCGGTCGGCAGCTCGCCGCCGCCGGTTTCGTCGTGGTCTCCATCGGCACCAACGGCATCAACGCCAACGACCCCGGGCAGGCCGACACGACGTTCTACAACCGGGCTGCCCTGATCAACAAGCAGTTGGAGATGTGGCAGCAACTCTCCACCACCGGGCGTGGGCCGCTGCGCGGCAGCTTCGTCGACCCGCAGAGCGGGCGGCACCGCGATGTCGACTTCCGGGGGCACGTCGACCTGACCCGGGTCGGCACCATCGGCCACTCCCGGGGCGGCGGTGGGGTCATGCAGCAGGCCGCGGATGTCCGCCGCGACCAGTGGCCGGCCGGCGTGCAGGTCAAGGCCGTCTTCGGCCTGGCGCCCGTGTTCAACTGGAACGGGGAGGCGGTGACCAGGACGCCGTTCGCCGTGATGTGGGGCACCTGCGACAGCGACAACAGCGGAAGCTACTTCGAGGACAACGTGGGTGCCAACCGGGTGCCGATCTACAAGTACACCCTGACCGGCGGCAACCATGACTCCTTCAACACCCAGTGGTCGCCGAGCAGTGGGCAGGTCGGCAGCCGGGACGACGCGGAACCCGGGTCGCGGCCCGGCTACTGCCGGTCCCAGTTTCCCGGCGACGACTCGCACCGGGACCAGAAGGCCCTGACCGAGGAGCAGCAGCGCCGGATCGCCACCGCGTACGCCTCCGCCTTCTTCCTGCGTCACCTCCAGGGGCAGCGGCAGTACGACCCGGTGCTCAACGGAGTTCGGCGACTGCCGAACCTGCCGGACGCCGTCCAGGTGAAGTTCGCACCTCCGGTCGCCCGCTGA
- a CDS encoding S1 family peptidase, protein MRIRSLLAVLSTALVGALGVTSAASAAPAGPQPIIGGGTVSSAPWAAAVLSNGSFTCSGSVIAAQWVLTARHCLNGTMSVRIGSVNRTSGGVTRTVSATYTRYDLALMRLSSTVSTSAVSLASSNPPINSTNSIYGWGMTCYSGCSASTQLKTATVRVTSNSVTDAYGGQAIRSTRINGNAWRGDSGGPQFYNGQQVGVASTADGSSIQNYGSVAYNRAWITSVAGV, encoded by the coding sequence ATGCGCATCCGCTCCCTGCTCGCCGTCCTCAGCACCGCGCTGGTCGGCGCCCTCGGCGTCACGTCCGCCGCGTCCGCCGCACCCGCCGGCCCGCAACCCATCATCGGCGGCGGCACCGTCTCGTCCGCCCCCTGGGCCGCCGCCGTGCTCAGCAACGGTTCGTTCACCTGCTCCGGCAGCGTCATCGCCGCGCAGTGGGTGCTCACCGCCCGACACTGCCTCAACGGCACCATGTCGGTGCGCATCGGAAGCGTGAACCGCACCTCCGGCGGGGTCACCCGCACGGTCAGCGCCACCTACACCCGCTACGACCTCGCGCTCATGCGGCTCTCGAGCACCGTCAGCACCTCCGCGGTGAGCCTGGCCAGCAGCAACCCGCCGATCAACTCGACGAACTCGATCTACGGCTGGGGCATGACCTGCTACAGCGGCTGCTCCGCGTCCACCCAGCTGAAGACCGCCACCGTCCGGGTGACCAGCAACAGCGTCACCGACGCGTACGGCGGCCAGGCGATCCGCAGCACCCGGATCAACGGCAACGCCTGGCGCGGCGACTCCGGCGGCCCGCAGTTCTACAACGGTCAGCAGGTCGGTGTCGCCTCCACCGCCGACGGGTCGAGCATCCAGAACTACGGCAGCGTTGCGTACAACCGGGCCTGGATCACCTCGGTGGCCGGTGTCTGA
- a CDS encoding YbjQ family protein, with the protein MAGTVPTVRAALFCSIRSGEQCTRSGRATPDSIGTVLVVTTEQLPGYEIRQILGEVVSSMARTRNPYREGVKNLRGGAYDPMAPDNLTRWRTDSVARLGEEALRLGANAVIGMRFDSRDCGEMWMEICAYGTAVVAVPTMPEVMPADQPAVAAETAEVAGFTGSPGGIAEPASAPNLSSAAETPNP; encoded by the coding sequence ATGGCCGGCACCGTGCCGACCGTCCGCGCCGCGCTGTTTTGCAGCATCCGATCAGGTGAACAATGCACCCGATCGGGTCGCGCCACTCCTGACAGCATCGGAACCGTGCTGGTCGTGACGACAGAGCAACTGCCCGGCTACGAGATCCGCCAGATTCTCGGTGAGGTGGTGTCATCGATGGCCAGGACGCGCAACCCGTACCGCGAGGGTGTCAAGAACCTGCGCGGTGGCGCGTACGACCCGATGGCCCCGGACAACCTGACCCGGTGGCGTACCGACTCGGTGGCCCGCCTCGGCGAGGAGGCCCTGCGGCTCGGCGCGAACGCGGTGATCGGCATGCGGTTCGACAGTCGGGACTGCGGCGAGATGTGGATGGAGATCTGCGCGTACGGGACGGCCGTGGTCGCCGTACCCACGATGCCCGAGGTCATGCCGGCCGACCAGCCGGCGGTGGCGGCGGAGACCGCGGAGGTCGCGGGCTTCACCGGCTCTCCCGGTGGCATCGCCGAACCCGCCAGCGCCCCCAACCTCAGCTCCGCCGCCGAAACCCCGAACCCGTGA
- a CDS encoding glycosyltransferase family 2 protein, translated as MVIPMFNEAAVIPALVARLRPVLDALGVDYEVVAVDDGSRDDTVSVLFDHGRAWPQLRVLRLRRNSGHQAALTAGLHRAVGQWVVSLDADLQDPPETIAEMLRVAREDGVDVVYGVRADRSTDTVFKRNTARGYYWAMRRLVGVDLPAQAGDFRLLSRDVIEVLRRLPERAPVYRLLVPSLGFPSAEVRYDREARAAGETKYPLRRMVALAWESTANFSAAPLRLATWMGMSSFLLCLALIVFGMVVHVSGATIPGWTSMFVAVLLLSGVQLVCLGLLGEYVGRIYATVQNRPAFHIGFDSRDGVPGAETGAGAHVGDKVVGLRG; from the coding sequence GTGGTCATTCCGATGTTCAATGAGGCTGCGGTCATTCCGGCGCTGGTCGCCCGGCTGCGACCGGTGCTCGACGCGCTCGGCGTCGACTACGAGGTGGTCGCCGTCGACGACGGTAGCCGGGACGACACCGTGTCGGTGCTCTTTGACCACGGCCGGGCCTGGCCGCAGCTGCGGGTGCTCCGGCTGCGACGCAACAGCGGCCACCAGGCGGCGTTGACCGCCGGCCTGCACCGGGCCGTCGGCCAGTGGGTGGTCAGCCTGGACGCCGATCTCCAGGATCCGCCGGAGACCATCGCCGAGATGCTCCGGGTGGCCCGCGAGGACGGGGTGGATGTCGTCTACGGCGTTCGCGCCGACCGCAGCACCGACACGGTTTTCAAGCGCAACACCGCCCGTGGCTACTACTGGGCGATGCGCCGGCTCGTCGGCGTCGACCTGCCCGCCCAGGCCGGCGACTTCCGGTTGCTCAGCCGGGACGTGATCGAGGTGCTGCGCCGGTTGCCCGAACGCGCCCCGGTCTACCGGCTGCTGGTGCCGTCGCTCGGCTTCCCCAGCGCCGAGGTGCGCTACGACCGCGAGGCCCGCGCGGCCGGCGAGACGAAGTATCCGCTGCGCCGGATGGTGGCCCTGGCCTGGGAGAGCACGGCGAACTTCTCCGCCGCGCCGCTGCGCCTGGCCACCTGGATGGGGATGTCGAGCTTCCTGCTCTGCCTGGCCCTGATCGTGTTCGGCATGGTCGTGCACGTCTCCGGCGCCACCATCCCCGGCTGGACCTCGATGTTCGTCGCGGTGCTGTTGCTCAGCGGGGTGCAGTTGGTCTGCCTCGGCCTGCTGGGCGAGTACGTCGGCCGGATCTACGCCACCGTGCAGAACCGGCCCGCGTTCCACATCGGGTTCGACTCCCGGGACGGGGTCCCGGGCGCTGAGACAGGTGCAGGTGCTCATGTCGGTGACAAAGTTGTCGGCCTCCGTGGCTGA
- the purB gene encoding adenylosuccinate lyase, protein MTTIPNVLANRYASPELVALWSPEEKVRMERRLWLAVLRAQRDLGVPVPDGVVEAYERVLDQVDLASIAERERVTRHDVKARIEEFSALAGYEHVHKGMTSRDLTENVEQLQVRASLELIRDRVVATLARLAWLAHEHSELVMTGRSHNVAAQATTLGKRFASAAEELLIAYERLEELIARYPLRGIKGPVGTAADQLDLFDGDADKVAELERRVAQHLGFSRVLDSVGQVYPRSLDFDVLAALAQTAAAPSSLATTIRLMVGQELATEGFKPGQVGSSAMPHKMNTRSSERVNGFAVIIRGYLSMVGELAGDQWNEGDVSCSVVRRVALPDAFFAADGLFQTFLTVLDEFGAYPAVINRELERFLPFLATTKILVAAVRRGVGREVAHEVIKEHAVAVALAMREKGSPENDLFDRLAADGRLGLSRADIDTLVADRSAFVGAAPAQVASVTRRITDVVTAHPEAATYSPPPIL, encoded by the coding sequence GTGACGACGATCCCGAACGTGCTCGCCAACCGCTACGCCTCGCCCGAACTGGTCGCCCTCTGGTCCCCGGAGGAGAAGGTCCGGATGGAGCGGCGGCTCTGGCTCGCGGTGCTCCGCGCTCAGCGCGACCTGGGCGTGCCGGTGCCCGATGGCGTGGTCGAGGCGTACGAGCGGGTGCTCGACCAGGTCGACCTGGCGTCGATCGCGGAGCGGGAGCGGGTCACCCGGCACGACGTGAAGGCCCGGATCGAGGAGTTCAGCGCGCTCGCCGGGTACGAGCACGTGCACAAGGGGATGACCTCCCGGGATCTCACCGAGAACGTCGAGCAGCTTCAGGTGCGCGCCTCGCTGGAGCTGATCCGCGACCGGGTGGTGGCCACCCTGGCCCGGTTGGCCTGGCTGGCACACGAGCACTCCGAGCTGGTGATGACCGGCCGTTCGCACAACGTCGCGGCGCAGGCCACCACGCTGGGCAAGCGCTTCGCGTCGGCCGCGGAGGAGCTGCTGATCGCGTACGAGCGGCTGGAGGAGCTGATCGCCCGGTACCCGCTGCGGGGGATCAAGGGACCGGTCGGCACGGCCGCCGATCAGCTCGACCTCTTCGACGGGGACGCCGACAAGGTGGCCGAGTTGGAGCGGCGGGTCGCCCAGCACCTGGGCTTCTCGCGGGTGCTGGACAGCGTCGGGCAGGTCTACCCGCGCTCGCTCGACTTCGACGTGCTGGCCGCGTTGGCGCAGACCGCCGCCGCGCCGTCGTCGCTGGCCACCACGATCCGGTTGATGGTCGGCCAGGAGTTGGCGACGGAGGGCTTCAAGCCGGGTCAGGTCGGCTCCAGCGCGATGCCGCACAAGATGAACACCCGCTCGTCGGAGCGCGTGAACGGCTTCGCCGTGATCATCCGGGGTTACCTGTCGATGGTCGGCGAGTTGGCCGGTGACCAGTGGAACGAGGGGGACGTGTCCTGCTCGGTGGTCCGACGGGTGGCGCTGCCGGACGCGTTCTTCGCCGCCGACGGGCTGTTCCAGACGTTCCTCACCGTGCTCGACGAGTTCGGCGCGTACCCGGCGGTGATCAACCGGGAGTTGGAGCGCTTCCTGCCGTTCCTGGCCACCACGAAGATCCTGGTCGCGGCGGTCCGCCGGGGCGTCGGCCGGGAGGTCGCCCACGAGGTGATCAAGGAGCACGCGGTCGCGGTGGCGCTGGCGATGCGGGAGAAGGGCTCACCGGAGAACGACCTCTTCGACCGGTTGGCGGCGGACGGCCGGCTCGGCCTGTCCCGCGCCGACATCGACACCCTGGTCGCCGATCGCAGCGCCTTCGTCGGCGCCGCCCCGGCGCAGGTGGCGTCGGTGACCCGTCGCATCACCGACGTGGTGACGGCACACCCGGAGGCGGCCACCTACAGCCCGCCCCCGATCCTCTGA
- the purS gene encoding phosphoribosylformylglycinamidine synthase subunit PurS, producing MPRVVVDVMLKPEILDPQGQAVANALPRLGVSDVASVRIGRRIEIEFTGEPDLDRAREIADKLLANPVIEDFTIRLVEADETADARS from the coding sequence GTGCCTCGCGTCGTCGTCGACGTCATGCTCAAGCCCGAGATCCTCGATCCGCAGGGCCAGGCCGTCGCAAACGCGCTGCCCCGGCTCGGCGTCAGTGATGTCGCCTCGGTTCGGATCGGCAGGCGGATCGAGATCGAGTTCACCGGTGAACCGGATCTCGACCGCGCTCGGGAAATTGCCGACAAACTGCTCGCCAACCCGGTCATCGAGGACTTCACCATCCGCCTGGTCGAGGCCGACGAGACCGCGGACGCCCGCTCGTGA